DNA sequence from the Candidatus Fluviicola riflensis genome:
AATGTCCGACCAAAATCCCGGTAATGATCGCGATCAACACCCAAAAAGTAAGGTTGGTGAGAATGCGTTTCCAAAATGGTTTTTTTGGTAAGTCCGGTTTTACGGTGTTGAAGTCGTGCAGTGCAGCCATAGATGCTAATTTGTTGGCGCAATGTACACATTTTTGGATTTCTGCTATAGATTGCCATTCTTCTATCAGATCCAGACAACTGAAACGGCTCACAGGAATTTCTTGTAACTTTAGCTCATGCAAATTCCAGCCGAGCGTTTTACCCTGAAACAAGTGGCGGATTCGATCAGAAAAACCATCGAATCGCGCTACAACCGCACCTATTGGGTAACGGCCGAAATGCACAAACTAAACCAAACCAAAAAAGGCCATTGTTATCCCGAATTGGTGCAAAAAGACAACGACCTTATTGTGGTTGAAATGCGTGGAACGATCTGGAAAGCACAGTTTGAAAACATTCAGCGACGTTTTATGGAAGTCGTTCAGGAACCATTGCGCGACGGCCTGGAATTGTTGTTCTTGGTGCGCGTGGTTTACCATCCGATTTACAACCTTGGCCTCGAAATCATTGATATTGACCCGAATTATACGTTGGGAGCTTTGCAACGTGAACGCCAGGAAACTTTGGAGCGCTTGCTCAAAGAAGGTATTCTGAACGCCAACCAGGAATTGGAAATGGCCTTGCTTCCGAAACGGTTGGCAGTTATATCGCAAGCCGACAGCAAAGGTTATTCCGATTTTTCGTTACTGTTAAATGGTCATCCGAAACGCTACCATTTCAACACGTTTTTGTTTGAAGCAACATTGCAGGGCGACGCCGCCATTGGTTCCATTACCAAACAACTGGAACGCATTCGTCAAATCCGGCATCACTTCGACGCAGTAGTGATCATTCGCGGCGGCGGTGGCGAAATCGGGATGCATTGCTACAACAATTATGAGCTTTCCAAAGCCATTGCGACTTTCCCGTTGCCTGTTTTGACGGGAATCGGCCACTCGACCAATATGACGGTTTGCGAAATGGTCGCATTCAACAACGGCATCACACCCTCCGATTTAGCCTATTATTTCCTGCGCATTTTTGAAGAACTCGATGAACCGCTTGATGAAGCATTGCTGGTGTTGCCTACCGGTGTTCAGCGATTATTGCGTCAGCTGAAAACTGATTTTGAACGTACCACCAACGCATTTCAAACCGAAACCAAACGCGTGTTGCAAGCCCACCAAACCGTGAGTGGCTCGTTAGTAAAAGATTTCCAGCGCGTTACTTCCATGGCCGTTCAGCGCGAGCGAAATGAGTTGGTCAATCAGCAAAATCTCCTGCGTTCGTACGCCACACAATCGGTTCAAACCGGTTTGCTGAAGGTTGGAAATTTGAGCACTACAATAGGCATTCACAGCAAAAATCAGTTGAACCAGCAAACCACCACGCTTAATTATTTACAACAACAACTCGGTCCACGCATTTCACCATTGTTGCAGCGCGAAACAGTTCGTTTGGAAAACATTGAACGCAACCTGCAGCTCATCGATCCGATCCATGTACTCAAACGCGGTTATTCGATTGTGACGAATGAAAAAGGAGTGATTTCAACAGAAAACATTCCAGTTGATGGAAGTGAAATTCGCATTATTCAAGCGGATTTAACGGTAATTGCGGAGACGAAGAGTGTTTCAGTGGAGAATTCGTCTCCCTCCTTGAGGACTGGAAGAAGCAGCCATGGCTGGTGAGTGGGAGGTGACATTACCAAAATCACTTTATTTAGAAAAGATTACTCGCCACCCTCCTCGATCCTCCCTCAAGGGAGGAAGCTAGATTCCACTCCACTTTCAAGATCTATTCTCTATCTTTACACAAACAGCCAACAATGACATACGAAGAAGCATATACCGAATTACAAGCCATTATTTCCGACATCGAATCGGGTGAAATCTCTGTTGACAGCCTTTCTGAAAAAGTTAAACGTGCAGCAGAATTGATTGCTTTTTGTAAAGAAAAACTCACATCTACGGAAAACGACGTGCAGAAAATTTTGGACGACCTTTCTAAAAATGCTTGATTTTTGATGTTTGATTAGGAAGCTCTTTTAAAAGTTATAACCGTTTCATGGAGCTTCACTGTTCCCGAAAACCCAATCAAACATTAAAAATTCAACATCAAACATCCGAGAAAAAATACCTTCTTCACGGTAGTTAACATTCTCTTCATTTCAGTTACTTTTGCGCGCGACACTTGTCATTACAACGGATCCATGAAAACGCTCGCACAGGCTAAATTGCACAAACGCAGCACCATTACAGGCATTACGAATAGCGATCTCAAACCAAAATTACTGGAAATGGGACTCTACACAGGCAAAGTTGTTTCTGTCTTGTTCAAAGCTCCATTTGGCGATCCGATAGCTGTTGATGTAGACGGATACGTGCTTTCGATGCGACTCAACGAAGCCAGCCTTGTTCAAATAGAAGAAATTAATTGATGAAAAAAGTTGGACTCTTCGGCAATCCGAATACCGGAAAAAGTTCGCTTTTCAACCGTTTGACCGGATTGAAGCAACGCGTCGGGAATTTTCCGGGTGTCACCGTAGATAAACAACTTGGCAATCTCAAATTCGGGAACGAAACCGTTCAAATCATTGATTTTCCCGGGACCTACAGCATTTATCCACGCTCAGCAGATGAACAGGTTGTTTACAATGTCATCAGTAACCCCAATCACCCTGATTATCCGGATCTGGCGCTCGTAATAGTGGATGCTTCGAACCTTGAACGGAATTTATTGCTTTTTACTCAGATTTATGACCTGAACATTCCAACTGTTCTGGTACTGAATCTCACTGATGTTGCCTCTAAAAACGGGCTCATTATCAATACAGATCACTTACAATCCCATTTTCCGAATACAACTATTGTTCGGAGCAATGCACGTATTGGACTGGGAATGAATGAAATCCATGAAGTGATTTCCAGATTGGGTGATTCGGAAAAATGGCAGAAACCAGCTGACTCCGAACCGCTTATTGCAATGGATGATCTAGTCAGCCAAAGTGCTGATACCACTGCTAGATTTGAGCGAATCAAACGTATTATTGAAGATATTGTCACAAAAAAAGAGAATCCGGTAAGTCAGCAATTTTCTTCGAAACTGGATCGCTGGCTGGTGCATCCGATTTTAGGTTACGTGATCTTTTTTTCGGTATTGCTGATCATTTTTCAAA
Encoded proteins:
- a CDS encoding ferrous iron transport protein A; this encodes MKTLAQAKLHKRSTITGITNSDLKPKLLEMGLYTGKVVSVLFKAPFGDPIAVDVDGYVLSMRLNEASLVQIEEIN
- the xseA gene encoding exodeoxyribonuclease VII large subunit, whose amino-acid sequence is MQIPAERFTLKQVADSIRKTIESRYNRTYWVTAEMHKLNQTKKGHCYPELVQKDNDLIVVEMRGTIWKAQFENIQRRFMEVVQEPLRDGLELLFLVRVVYHPIYNLGLEIIDIDPNYTLGALQRERQETLERLLKEGILNANQELEMALLPKRLAVISQADSKGYSDFSLLLNGHPKRYHFNTFLFEATLQGDAAIGSITKQLERIRQIRHHFDAVVIIRGGGGEIGMHCYNNYELSKAIATFPLPVLTGIGHSTNMTVCEMVAFNNGITPSDLAYYFLRIFEELDEPLDEALLVLPTGVQRLLRQLKTDFERTTNAFQTETKRVLQAHQTVSGSLVKDFQRVTSMAVQRERNELVNQQNLLRSYATQSVQTGLLKVGNLSTTIGIHSKNQLNQQTTTLNYLQQQLGPRISPLLQRETVRLENIERNLQLIDPIHVLKRGYSIVTNEKGVISTENIPVDGSEIRIIQADLTVIAETKSVSVENSSPSLRTGRSSHGW
- the xseB gene encoding exodeoxyribonuclease VII small subunit, which codes for MTYEEAYTELQAIISDIESGEISVDSLSEKVKRAAELIAFCKEKLTSTENDVQKILDDLSKNA